The proteins below are encoded in one region of Lonchura striata isolate bLonStr1 chromosome 1, bLonStr1.mat, whole genome shotgun sequence:
- the KDM1B gene encoding lysine-specific histone demethylase 2 — protein MSTGRVRTKKKACSSDHSPDNLPVRSSGRQVKKKAAEAADDDDEASEKKYRKCEKAGCTATCPVCFASAAERCAKNGYTSRWYHLSCGEHFCNECFDHYYRSHKDGYEKYTAWKRIWTSNGKSEPSPKAFMADQQLPYWVQCTKPECGKWRQLTKEIQLTPQIAKTYRCGMKLNNSTKTEGSDQCSMPEDLRVAEVSDHWWYSMLILPPLLKDSVAAPFLAAYYPDCVGMSPSCTSTNRLPGESNLVKLEHLKSVPNVTVAGMNKYFQPFYQPNECGKALCVRPDVMELDELYEFPEYSRDPTMYLALRNLILALWYTNCKEALTPQKCIHHIIVRGLVRIRCVQEMERILYFMTRKGLINTGILSVSPDQYLLPKEYHNKSVIIVGAGAAGLAAARQLHNFGIKVIVLEAKDRIGGRVWDDKTFTGVTVGRGAQIVNGCVNNPMALMCEQLGIKMHKLGEKCDLIQEGGRITDPTIDKRMDFHFNAILDVVSEWRKDKTQHQDVPLGEKIQEIYKAFIQESGIQFSELEEKVLQFHLSNLEYACGSNLSQVSARSWDHNEFFAQFAGDHTLLTVGYSTVIDKLAEGLDIRLNFPVQSIDYSGEEVQITTADGTVWTTQKVLVTVPLALLQKNAIQFNPPLSEKKIKAINSLGAGVIEKIALQFPYRFWDSKIQGADFFGHVPPNSTQRGLFSVFYDMDPEGKESILMSVVTGDAVTTIKNLDDQQVLQQCMTVLQELFKEQEVPDPVKFFVTRWSNDRWLQMAYSFVKTGGSGEAYDMIAEDIQGKVFFAGEATNRHFPQTVTGAYLSGVREASKIAAF, from the exons ATGTCAACAGGAAGGGTACGAACGAAGAAAAAGGCATGTTCTTCAGATCACTCTCCAGACAACCTTCCTGTGAGGAGTTCTGGAAGACAG GTGAAGAAGAAAGCAGCTGAAGCAgcagatgatgatgatgaagcgtcagagaagaaatacagaaaatgtgaaaaagcTGGATGCACTGCAACATGCCCCGTTTGCTTTGCCAGTGCAGCAGAAAG ATGTGCAAAAAATGGGTATACGTCGAGATGGTACCATCTGTCCTGTGGGGAGCACTTCTGCAATGAATGTTTTGACCACTATTACCGAAG CCATAAAGATGGCTATGAGAAATACACTGCCTGGAAAAGGATTTGGACAAGTAATGGTAAAAGTGAACCCAGTCCAAAAGCCTTTATGGCTGATCAACAGCTTCCTTACTGG GTGCAGTGCACAAAGCCAGAATGTGGTAAATGGCGTCAGCTGACAAAGGAAATCCAGTTGACACCACAGATAGCAAAAACTTACAGATGTGGTATGAAACTGAACAATTCCACCAAG ACTGAGGGTTCAGACCAGTGTTCCATGCCTGAGGACTTG AGAGTGGCTGAAGTTTCAGACCATTGGTGGTACTCCATGCTCATACTCCCTCCTTTGCTGAAAGACAGTGTGGCAGCTCCCTTTCTAGCTGCATATTACCCAGACTGCGTGGGCATGAGTCCATCCTGTACCAGCACTAATCGGTTACCTGGTGAATCCAACCTTGTGAAGTTAGAGCACCTAAAGAGCGTGCCTAATGTGACTG TTGCAGGCATGAACAAGTATTTCCAGCCTTTTTACCAGCCCAATGAATGTGGGAAAGCACTTTGTGTGAGGCCAGATGTCATGGAATTGGATGAGCTCTATGAGTTCCCAGAATATTCACGAGACCCTACCATGTACCTGGCATTGAGAAACTTGATTTTGGCTTTGTGGTACACAAATTGCAAG GAGGCTCTCACCCCTCAAAAATGTATCCATCATATAATTGTTCGGGGGCTTGTGCGGATCCGCTGTGTACAGGAAATGGAGAGGATCCTGTATTTTATGACAAGGAAAGGACTAATTAATACAGGGATTTTGTCAGTCAGTCCTGACCAGTACCTTCTTCCTAAGGAATACCACAAT aaatcTGTCATTATTGTTGGGGCTGGTGCAGCAGGATTAGCAGCAGCCCGACAACTGCACAATTTTGGAATTAAG GTCATTGTATTAGAAGCTAAAGACAGAATTGGTGGCCGAGTGTGGGATGATAAGACGTTCACAGGAGTCACTGTTGGAAGAGGTGCACAAATCGTCAATGGATGTGTCAACAACCCAATGGCACTAATGTGTGAGCAA CTTGGCATTAAAATGCACAAACTAGGGGAGAAATGTGACTTGATCCAGGAAGGCGGAAGGATAACAGATCCCACTATTGATAAACGTATGGACTTTCATTTCAATGCCATCCTAGATGTCGTCTCTGAGTGGAGAAAAGATAAAACCCAACATCAAGATGTTCCTCTTGGTG aaaaaatacaAGAGATCTATAAAGCCTTTATTCAGGAGTCTGGTATCCAGTTCAGTGAGCTGGAAGAAAAAGTACTACAGTTCCATCTCAGTAATTTGGAATATGCCTGTGGCAGCAATCTCTCTCAG GTATCTGCACGCTCGTGGGACCACAATGAATTTTTTGCCCAGTTTGCTGGAGATCACACTCTTCTAACTGTGGGATATTCAACTGTGATTGATAAGTTGGCAGAAGGGCTGGACATCCGGCTGAATTTCCCA GTTCAGAGCATTGACTATTCTGGTGAAGAAGTGCAGATCACTACTGCAGATGGAACAGTGTGGACAACACAGAAG GTATTGGTGACTGTGCCACTGGCCCTTCTTCAGAAAAATGCCATTCAGTTTAATCCTCcactatcagaaaaaaaaattaaagccatTAATAGTTTGGGAGCGGGAGTCATTGAGAAA ATTGCCTTGCAGTTTCCATATAGATTTTGGGACAGTAAAATTCAAGGAGCTGATTTTTTTGGTCATGTTCCACCCAATTCCACCCAACGTGGGCTCTTTAGTGTCTTCTATGATATGGATCCAGAG GGCAAAGAAAGCATTTTAATGTCAGTGGTCACCGGAGATGCTGTGACAACCATCAAGAATTTAGATGATCAACAAGTACTGCAACAGTGTATGACTGTACTCCAAGAGCTGTTTAAGGAGCAG GAGGTTCCTGACCCAGTGAAGTTTTTTGTTACTCGATGGAGCAATGACCGTTGGCTGCAGATGGCGTACAGCTTTGTGAAAACGGGGGGCAGCGGTGAAGCTTACGACATGATAGCTGAAGATATACAAGGAAAAGTTTTTTTTGCTGGTGAG gcCACAAATAGGCACTTTCCTCAGACCGTTACAGGAGCTTACTTGAGTGGGGTTCGAGAAGCCAGCAAAATAGCAGCATTTTAA